GTGTCCTGGGCCGCGCGGACGAACACCTCCACCACGGCTTGGCCCCCCGTGCGGGAGGCGCGGGCGAGATGGTGAGCCACGGCAACGTCCGAGGCGCAGGACCGGCGCAGTGCCGCCGCCGCGCGCGCGTGCGCCGCCTCGAGCCAGTCGGGAGCGGCGGAGGTGTAGGCGATGTGCCGCACCAGCGGATGCCGGAACGCGAAGCGTCGATCACCGGTCAGCGAGCGGACGACATCGGCGGCGACCAACTCGTCGAGAAGCACGGCAGCCGACTGTCCGAGGTCCCCTGCGACCTCGACCGCCAGATCGGGGTCGAACGGGTCCCCCACGACTGCGGCCGCGTGCGCGAGCACACGGGCCTGCTCCGGCAAAGCAGCGAGCTCCTCCAGCAGTGCGGCAGGCACACCGGGCGACGGTGCCTGATCGCTGCCGGCCCCGTCGGCGGTCACCACCGGGAACGCTGCTCTCTCCAGGAGGTGAAGGTAGAAGGGGTTTCCCTGACAGAGCCGGTACAGGCGCGCACACCTCGCAGAAGCGGCTGGGACGGCCGTGAGTTCGGCGATCGCCGCTCTGGTCAGCGGCCGCAGCGGCAGGTACGTGTGCTGCGTCGGGTCGGCTCTGGCCACCGCGTCGGCCAAGGACAGGGGCAGCTGCGCTTCCCGGCACGCCGAGGCGATCAAGATCGGCGCCGTCGGCGGGTGCCGGACCAGGTGGACGAGCACCTCCACCGTTGCCGGATCAGCCCAGTGCAGATCATCGAGAATGAGCACGAGACCCCCGCACGGGGTGAGAGTTTGCAGCAAGAACCGCAGCGCGCGGTGCAGGCTGCCGCGGTCGGCCAGCGGAGCGCGGGACCCCGCGTCGCCGACGAGAGCGGGAAACAACCCGGCCGCCGGAGACAGCACACCCCGATCCAACGACTGGCGCCGCACCGCGGACAGACCGCCGAGGTGACCGTCGAGCGCCTCGATCAGCACGCCGAAGGGCATCGTCTGCTCGAACTCCGTCGCCCGTCCCAGCAACACCGGTACGCCCTGTCGGCGGGCGTGGGTCGCGAGCTCGGCCAGCAAGCGGGTCTTGCCGATCCCGTCCGCGCCGCTCAACCGCAGGAAACGCGCCCGCCGCTGCCCTTCCCGAGCGCGCAGCGAATCCACTGTGGACCGGAGGACGGCCAGCTCCGGATCTCGCCCCACCACTGCCCTGGACCTCGTCGTAGACATATCAATCCCCCGACCGATGACCTCCTGTGCCGCCACTTCTAGCGCACCCGCACCGCGTGATCGGTGCGATCACCCGGTCTTCCGTCCGACGTGTGGACCCGATAGGCCAACACCTGCCCCCGGCTTACCCCTCCGCGTGATTCACCACGGCATATGCCCAACCCCCGTTGCGCCATGACCCGGCCGCCGGGGTCCCCCGCAGGGTGGAACGCGACGAATCGGACTGGTCCAGGGATCCTCTCCCGTCCCTGAGTTGTTGGTGGACAAGGAGATGGTCCTTCTGCGCAGGGGCTTCAGGGCGAGGTGCCCGCTCCCTCGGGGGACGGCGTACCGGTGAGACCGGCGGACCTGGCCCCGGTGCGCGGTCGCGACATCCGCGTGAGCGCGGGCAGTCGGGAGAGGAGACGGGACACGAGGTAGGCGGCGTCGCGGCCGACTCCGCGGAGCGTGGCCGAGGCGAGACCTCGTTGCCATCCCAGCCCGACATAGCCCAGCCCGAGGTGGGTGCTGGAGGCTCCCGCCCGGTGCAGGGGGCGTCCTGACGGCGTCACGGTGCGCAGCGGGGCGAGGTAGTCGAGTGCGGGGCGGTAGCCGGTGGCGAGGATGATCGCGTCGATGTCTTCCCGGCTGCCGTCGGACCAGGTCACGGTCGTCCCGTCGACACGGCTGAACATCGGTCGCTGATAGGGCTGCCGTCGGGCGAGCGCGGCGCGGAACCGACCGTGGTCGAACACCGGTGAGCCGGGCGGTGTGGCCAGCCACGGCCCTACCGGCAGCGCGTCCAGGCCGGTGATCGTTGTCCAGAAGTGCACGTCACGTCCGAATAACCGTTGCCGGACAAAGCGGATCCGGCCACGCGTCGCCAAGGTGACGTCGGCGTGCGTGGCGAGCTCGACGGCGACCAGGACCGCGGAGTTGCCCGCGCCGACGACCACCACCCGCTGTCCGGCCAGCGGCCCTGGGACGCGGTAGTCGCTCGAGTGCAGCAGGGTGCCGGTGAAGTCCGCCAGCCCCGGCAGCTCCGGCCGGTAGGGCCGGGAAAAGCCACCAGTGGCCGCGATCACCATCGGCGCCTCGAACTGGGCACCGGTTCCGGTGGTCACCTGGAAGCGGCCGTCCCGATGGGCGACGTTGGTGACCTGCTCACCTGTGCGGATCTCGGCGTCCAGGTGTGCGGCGTAGCGCTGCAGGTAGGCGACCACCTCGTCGCGGTGCGGGTAGCGGTGCGGGTCACCGTCGAAGGCCAGCCCCGGCAGGGCGCTGTAACGCGCGGGGGAGAACAGTGTGAGGCTGTCGCAGTAGTGCGGCCAGGAACCGACCGGCTCAGGCCCGGCTTCCAGCACCACCGGGCGCAGCCCGCGGGTGCGCAGGACGTGGGCCGTAGCGAGACCGGCTTGGCCGCCGCCGATCACGACAGCGTTTGGCGTGTTCATGCAAACCTCTGTGACATGTCCGTCCGCAGGGCGTGGACGGCAGGAACGGAACAACAGATCGACTTCACGACGAATTCCGCACAACCTTCGCCTACCCCCGACCCCCGCCCTGTCACAGCCCAAACCCCCGAACAAAATCCCATAGAAGGCTGGTTGGCCGGGTGATTTGGCATGGAAACGCCAAAGGCCCCGCTACGCCAGGGTTGCGGCCGAAGAGTTCACGCGGGGGCAGCTGCCGCGGCCGACCGCCTTGTCAGCCATGGCCCGCTCCTGTCCGGAACGCGCGCAGCACCATCAAACAGCAGCACCATCAAACGATCGCCCCCCGAAGCGGGCACCCGCACCCAGCTGCCCTCGGAACCGACTGCTCCCTCCGGGCCACGGTCGCACCAGCCCACATCCAGACCGGGTGGGTTTCGGCGCTTCGGCTGGGGCGGAAACCCTCGGCGGACGCGGGCCGGAGCACGTCGGCCCGCCCCGGCGACGGCCGATCACCATCAGATGTCCACTGTGGACAGTCCGCTAGCCCTGGTGTCCGCCCGGTCGGGCGGCCAGTCGCCTCACTCGCACGGGAACTGAACGAGCGCGGGGTGCTCTGTCCATCCGATGTGGATCGAGCGCAGAACTCCCATCGCACAGGGGCACTGGCTTGTCGATGACCGGTGCCCACGTTTGTTGATCAGTGGTCGATGGCAGCGACGCCGAGGCTGGATCCGTTCAGGCCGGTGATCGACGAGATCCAGGTTGAGGCCGGGCATGCGCCGGTGGAGGTGTTCGTGCGGCAGTCGCATCGCCCGGGAGCGGAGGCCGAGGCCGACTTCGGTGAGGTGACGGTGCGGCTGCGCCGGGAACTGGTGACGTAGTGCCTGTTCTGCCGACGATCCGCGCCCAATTCCCGGAGCTGGCCTCACGACACCGATCCATCCTGCCGTCGTGCCGTGACACGCGGTCGAGGCCATGCCAGAACGTTTCACCTGGCTGAAGGGCGCGCAGGGCGACCCGCTCCTCATCGCGGCTGGTGAGACCGATTCGATCCGTTGGCGCGTGCCACTGAGGTTGCCGCACCCCGCACCCCGCACCCCGCACCGCGTCGACGGGCTGTTTCACCAAGTTGCCCGCGAAGCCCTTGTCCGCGAAGAGGATCAGGCCTTCCCGACGGCCCGAGTGTCGTTTTCTGGATAGCGTGCTGCCCTGACCTGGGAGGACGAGGTTCGTTCAGTGCACTGTGCGGCGAGTTCCCAGCGGCCAGACTGTCGGGGCACGGCACTCCAGCCAAGTGGGTGCGTCGGTCTGACTCCTGCCGACTCACCCCGTGCGGAGCAGACTCCGGGCGAGGACCCCCAGCCCTCCCTGCACGCCCGGAGTCTGCTCGGAGCGCCGGTCACGAGCTGCGGCGGAACAGAGTCCGAGACGGCGGACAGCCGTAGACGCGGCGGTAGTAGCTGGCGAAGCGACCGGGATGGAAGAAGCCCCAGCGAGCGGCGACGTCGGTGATCGTGACTCCGGCAGTGGGGTCAGCGGCCAGCAGCTCTTGGTGGACGCGCTGAAGACGGACGAGGCGCAGGTACCTCGTCGGGGTGGTGTTCTGGTGTTTTCGGAAGGCGTACTGAAGCGCGCGGATCGTGACGTGGGCGGCGGCGGC
The window above is part of the Allokutzneria albata genome. Proteins encoded here:
- a CDS encoding flavin-containing monooxygenase, which codes for MNTPNAVVIGGGQAGLATAHVLRTRGLRPVVLEAGPEPVGSWPHYCDSLTLFSPARYSALPGLAFDGDPHRYPHRDEVVAYLQRYAAHLDAEIRTGEQVTNVAHRDGRFQVTTGTGAQFEAPMVIAATGGFSRPYRPELPGLADFTGTLLHSSDYRVPGPLAGQRVVVVGAGNSAVLVAVELATHADVTLATRGRIRFVRQRLFGRDVHFWTTITGLDALPVGPWLATPPGSPVFDHGRFRAALARRQPYQRPMFSRVDGTTVTWSDGSREDIDAIILATGYRPALDYLAPLRTVTPSGRPLHRAGASSTHLGLGYVGLGWQRGLASATLRGVGRDAAYLVSRLLSRLPALTRMSRPRTGARSAGLTGTPSPEGAGTSP